In Caldicellulosiruptor obsidiansis OB47, a single window of DNA contains:
- a CDS encoding FAD:protein FMN transferase, which translates to MDTALISNEIKTIKSMFALGTDIHFVFYQPNFECAFDRAHNFILDMENKLSVFRPKSLVSKLNRYGSYIPIKVCPEVYNLIKKSLEYSKFSEGYFDITIKRLMDLWKEAKQKNQMPSKEEVELALTFSGSENVQLLQNYKVKLKNKVKLDFGAIAKGFLADKIREIFEQEGINSAIVDLGGHILTVGKKHDESLWKVGIRHPFKTREDVLGFLELGSTSVVTSASYERYFTIDGKKLSHIINPKTGFPAKDDIASITVVDTNSTFADAMSTALFAMGFKKAISFIQDSKTIEAVVATSFREIYITPGLAQKFTLCDSSFRVIKTNEVIVL; encoded by the coding sequence ATGGACACAGCCTTGATTTCAAATGAGATAAAGACTATAAAATCAATGTTTGCACTTGGCACAGACATTCATTTTGTTTTTTATCAGCCAAACTTTGAATGTGCATTTGACAGAGCTCATAATTTTATTTTAGATATGGAAAATAAGTTGTCAGTTTTCAGACCAAAAAGCTTGGTATCAAAATTAAATAGATATGGAAGTTATATCCCCATAAAGGTTTGTCCTGAGGTTTATAATCTCATAAAAAAATCGCTTGAATACAGCAAATTTTCAGAAGGCTATTTTGACATAACAATAAAAAGACTTATGGACCTGTGGAAAGAAGCAAAACAAAAAAACCAAATGCCGTCAAAAGAAGAAGTAGAACTTGCTCTTACTTTTTCAGGCTCAGAAAATGTACAGCTTTTACAAAACTACAAAGTAAAGCTCAAAAACAAAGTCAAGCTTGACTTTGGAGCTATTGCCAAAGGCTTTCTTGCAGACAAAATACGTGAGATTTTTGAACAGGAAGGTATAAATTCAGCAATTGTCGACCTTGGCGGGCACATACTGACAGTTGGGAAAAAACACGATGAGAGCCTTTGGAAGGTGGGAATTCGGCATCCTTTTAAAACAAGAGAAGATGTGCTGGGTTTTTTAGAGCTTGGTAGTACTTCAGTTGTAACCTCAGCAAGTTATGAAAGGTATTTTACAATTGATGGCAAAAAACTTTCACATATAATCAATCCAAAAACAGGATTTCCTGCAAAAGATGACATCGCAAGTATAACCGTTGTTGACACAAACTCGACATTTGCAGATGCGATGTCAACTGCCCTTTTTGCTATGGGATTTAAAAAGGCCATAAGCTTCATACAGGACAGCAAAACTATTGAAGCAGTGGTTGCTACTTCTTTTCGAGAAATATATATAACACCAGGGCTTGCACAAAAGTTTACCCTGTGCGACAGCTCATTTAGAGTTATCAAGACAAATGAGGTGATTGTTCTGTGA
- a CDS encoding 4Fe-4S binding protein, with protein MTKKVMPTQILRFFIQLISLIFFPLSFAMLISQIKSLYLAFLGKENFQFNQNFIMLIVTLIITIFLGRFFCGWVCAFGSILEWIHFLAKKIFKKTFEMPKKLDSFLKMIKYLVLVYLIVIVWTFGKTFYADPWDAFDNLLSLNFDIKTYLPSFVFFVFVLILSLFVNRAHCRYFCPLGAIFNIISRAKLLFVKKADKNCGKCSICSSTCPMGIDMNNVENYKGECIACVKCVESCPRLNIELNIAKTKIDPRYTSAAAIAGMFSVASFFATAFSIEPLNQKFSSSKPSTTFSQSIQSENNSGLQENQTESENTSLVTQNSQETTTQKSASKIYKDGTYTGEGFGYRPGLVVQVTIKNDKITDIQIISHHETPSFAQLPFEIIPKEIIESQSTNVDIISGATRTSYGIIMAVEDALSKAKIENTESAQN; from the coding sequence GTGACAAAAAAAGTAATGCCAACACAAATACTAAGGTTTTTCATCCAGCTTATTTCACTTATTTTCTTTCCTCTTTCTTTTGCAATGCTTATATCTCAAATAAAAAGCCTTTATTTAGCCTTTTTGGGCAAGGAAAACTTTCAATTTAATCAGAACTTTATAATGCTTATTGTAACCCTGATTATCACAATCTTTTTGGGAAGGTTTTTTTGCGGCTGGGTATGTGCATTCGGGAGCATTTTGGAATGGATACATTTTTTGGCCAAGAAAATCTTTAAAAAGACATTTGAAATGCCTAAAAAATTAGATAGCTTTCTTAAAATGATAAAATACCTTGTGCTTGTGTATCTCATTGTGATTGTGTGGACGTTTGGAAAAACTTTTTATGCTGACCCCTGGGATGCCTTTGACAACCTGCTATCTTTGAATTTTGATATAAAGACATACTTGCCAAGCTTTGTATTTTTTGTGTTTGTATTAATCTTGAGCCTTTTTGTAAACAGAGCCCATTGCAGATACTTCTGCCCACTTGGTGCAATCTTCAATATAATCTCCAGAGCAAAACTTTTATTTGTCAAAAAGGCAGACAAAAACTGTGGAAAGTGCAGCATATGTAGTAGCACGTGCCCAATGGGAATAGATATGAATAATGTTGAAAATTACAAAGGTGAGTGCATAGCGTGTGTAAAATGCGTTGAAAGCTGTCCAAGGTTAAATATTGAGCTGAACATCGCAAAGACCAAAATAGACCCACGGTATACCTCTGCCGCAGCCATTGCAGGCATGTTTTCAGTTGCAAGCTTTTTTGCTACTGCTTTTTCTATTGAACCATTGAACCAAAAATTTTCATCTTCAAAACCTTCAACAACTTTTTCACAAAGTATCCAATCTGAAAATAACTCGGGCTTGCAAGAAAATCAAACTGAATCAGAAAATACAAGCCTTGTTACACAAAATTCTCAGGAAACTACCACACAAAAATCTGCCTCTAAAATTTACAAAGATGGAACATATACAGGCGAAGGTTTTGGATACAGACCAGGGCTTGTTGTTCAGGTTACAATCAAAAACGATAAAATTACAGATATTCAAATAATCTCTCATCACGAAACACCAAGCTTTGCACAGCTGCCATTTGAGATTATTCCTAAAGAGATAATAGAGTCTCAGTCAACAAATGTTGATATTATCTCTGGTGCAACAAGGACCTCTTATGGTATTATCATGGCAGTAGAAGATGCGCTCAGTAAGGCAAAGATTGAAAATACTGAATCGGCACAAAATTAA
- a CDS encoding aminotransferase class IV — MEKFFHSYGFGLFPFETIYFDKKGAHFLYDHFMRFKRAFWILGLGFDLGFEKFKETLERYIACYGKDYGGVRILCLDGNLILELKEVRYSKALFQKGFELKIARTRKDKANILNYIKTTNIGVNLIEEKSAKRKGFDSCLFLNQDGFICEAAFANIFFRKDKVIYTPHILCGLLPGIVRKHVIRVSEELGYMVKKAYLKIEDIKNMDECFITSSIAGIFPVLRIDNIEFKQRSFAEYLLSMEKFERPWVC; from the coding sequence TTGGAAAAGTTTTTCCATTCATATGGCTTTGGTTTGTTTCCTTTTGAGACAATCTATTTTGATAAAAAGGGTGCACATTTTTTGTATGACCATTTCATGAGATTTAAAAGGGCTTTTTGGATACTTGGGCTTGGATTTGATTTAGGATTTGAAAAGTTCAAGGAAACCTTAGAGAGGTATATAGCCTGCTATGGGAAAGATTATGGTGGGGTAAGAATTTTATGTCTTGATGGCAATTTGATTTTAGAACTAAAGGAAGTAAGGTATAGCAAAGCTCTTTTCCAAAAAGGTTTTGAGCTAAAAATCGCACGGACAAGAAAGGATAAAGCTAATATACTCAACTATATAAAAACTACCAATATAGGTGTCAATTTAATTGAAGAAAAAAGTGCCAAGAGAAAAGGATTTGACAGCTGTCTTTTTCTCAATCAAGATGGTTTTATATGCGAGGCAGCGTTTGCTAACATTTTTTTTAGAAAAGATAAAGTGATTTATACCCCTCACATTTTGTGCGGTCTGCTTCCTGGCATTGTCAGAAAACATGTGATACGGGTATCAGAGGAGTTAGGGTACATGGTAAAAAAGGCTTATTTGAAAATAGAAGATATTAAGAATATGGATGAATGTTTTATTACAAGCAGTATAGCAGGCATTTTCCCTGTTTTGCGGATTGATAACATTGAGTTTAAACAGCGAAGTTTTGCAGAGTATTTACTGAGCATGGAAAAATTTGAACGGCCGTGGGTGTGTTAA
- the pabB gene encoding aminodeoxychorismate synthase component I — protein sequence MQILVYNIVPDPFLIFCHLKTDFSVLLESSMLSRKYGRYSFLFLKPKEVYILSEDDNVFEYLNQLSNKVTEKFNPSGFVFNGGFAGYFSYNFGVDLFEVERKKDTSYVPKAYFGYFEDFIVIDHFEKRTYASFTSKALAREFEIILKSENLALPSFKKSEVERAWCNFEKSEYMQAVKRIKDYIYEGDVYQVNLSQRFFVKGVFDPDFLYFDLRKRNYGCYHAYIKFPQASIISTSPELFLRKRGDTIITKPIKGTSKRGKTPEEDRALKDELYNNIKCRSELLMIVDLERNDFAKICIPESIEVEKLFDVEEYSTVFHLVSTIKGNLLNGVDLKRIIEATFPGGSITGAPKLNAIKIIEELEKCPRGIYCGSIGYISNNFNMDFNIAIRTLVVEGDTAYFSVGGGIVWDSQEEDEWWETIYKGRPFFEILGINHFAGA from the coding sequence GTGCAGATTTTAGTTTATAACATAGTACCTGACCCATTTTTGATTTTTTGTCATTTGAAAACCGATTTTTCAGTTTTGCTTGAGAGCAGTATGCTGAGTAGAAAGTATGGGAGATATTCTTTTTTGTTTTTAAAGCCCAAGGAAGTTTATATATTGAGTGAAGACGATAATGTTTTTGAATATTTAAACCAACTTTCAAATAAAGTAACAGAAAAATTTAACCCTTCTGGCTTTGTCTTCAATGGTGGCTTTGCAGGATACTTTTCTTATAACTTTGGTGTTGACCTTTTTGAAGTTGAAAGGAAAAAAGATACCTCTTATGTACCCAAAGCATATTTTGGATATTTTGAAGATTTTATAGTCATTGACCACTTTGAAAAAAGGACATATGCTTCTTTTACATCCAAAGCCTTGGCAAGGGAATTTGAAATAATACTAAAAAGTGAAAACCTTGCTCTGCCAAGCTTTAAAAAGTCTGAGGTTGAAAGAGCTTGGTGCAACTTTGAAAAGTCAGAATACATGCAGGCAGTGAAAAGAATAAAGGACTATATTTACGAAGGTGATGTTTACCAGGTAAACCTTTCACAGCGCTTTTTTGTAAAAGGCGTATTTGATCCTGACTTTTTGTATTTTGACCTCAGAAAAAGAAACTATGGCTGTTACCATGCGTATATAAAGTTTCCACAAGCATCAATAATATCAACGTCGCCTGAACTTTTTTTGAGAAAAAGAGGGGATACTATAATAACCAAACCCATAAAAGGTACATCTAAGCGCGGGAAAACACCAGAAGAAGACAGAGCTTTGAAAGATGAATTATATAACAATATAAAGTGCAGGTCAGAGCTTTTGATGATTGTTGACCTTGAGAGAAATGATTTTGCCAAGATATGTATTCCAGAGTCAATTGAAGTTGAAAAACTCTTTGATGTTGAGGAATATTCAACAGTTTTTCATCTTGTCTCAACAATAAAGGGAAATCTTTTAAACGGTGTAGATTTGAAAAGGATAATTGAAGCAACCTTTCCTGGCGGTTCAATAACAGGTGCACCAAAGCTAAATGCTATAAAGATTATAGAGGAGCTTGAGAAGTGTCCGCGAGGAATATACTGCGGCTCTATTGGTTATATCTCAAACAATTTCAACATGGATTTTAACATTGCAATCAGAACGCTTGTTGTAGAAGGTGACACGGCATACTTTAGTGTTGGCGGCGGTATTGTATGGGACTCTCAAGAAGAGGATGAGTGGTGGGAGACAATCTACAAAGGGAGACCGTTTTTTGAAATTTTGGGGATAAACCATTTTGCAGGTGCTTGA
- a CDS encoding anthranilate synthase component II, with product MKVLIVDNFDSFTYNLYNYFLRLKTDTTVINRDKLTIEDIYKLNPSHIVLSPGPGRPFDDRILFEIIDRFKESKNILGVCLGHQAIGMFFGAKLKKAKRPMHGIVDTIFHDQKGIFENLKNPLRVVRYHSLVIDDIDTLQLTVTATSQEGEVMGIRHKRFKIEGVQFHPESIATQHGLLMLKNFLKG from the coding sequence ATGAAGGTCTTGATTGTTGACAATTTTGATTCGTTTACGTATAATCTCTACAACTATTTTTTGAGACTGAAGACGGATACTACTGTGATAAACCGTGACAAGCTTACTATAGAAGATATTTACAAGTTAAACCCGAGTCACATTGTTCTTTCTCCTGGACCGGGAAGACCTTTTGATGATAGGATTTTGTTTGAAATCATAGATAGGTTTAAAGAGTCAAAAAATATTCTTGGTGTATGTCTTGGACATCAAGCAATTGGCATGTTCTTTGGAGCAAAACTAAAAAAAGCAAAAAGACCTATGCACGGGATTGTAGATACAATATTTCATGACCAAAAAGGAATATTTGAAAACCTCAAAAATCCTCTGCGCGTTGTGCGATACCACTCTCTTGTAATAGATGATATTGACACTCTACAACTTACCGTCACAGCAACATCGCAAGAGGGAGAGGTTATGGGTATAAGACACAAAAGGTTTAAAATAGAGGGTGTTCAGTTTCATCCTGAATCAATTGCAACTCAGCATGGACTTTTGATGCTTAAAAATTTTTTAAAAGGGTGA
- a CDS encoding DUF362 domain-containing protein, whose product MAKSKVYFTDFKTKPGYNMLDKLENLVKKAGIETIDFKNKFVAIKVHFGEPGNLAYIRPNYVARIVKLIKNLGGKPFVTDANTLYTGRRSNALDHLEAAYENGFNPLVLGCHVIIADGLKGTEYREIEVNLKHTQKAKIGSAIADADIIISMNHFKGHEMTGFGGAIKNIGMGSGSRGGKLFMHSSSKPVIKVSKCVGCGMCVKSCAQLAITLNEKKKAAIDYEKCVGCGQCVAVCQFGAATVKWDEAASIASEKIAEYTYAVLKDKPNFHINFIMNISPDCDCWSHNDIPVAPDIGIAASFDPVALDKACVDLVNSSAFTPAGSVFEKAKHIEVDGKIDRFKSVHPDTDWRVALKHAQEIGLGSLEYELIKV is encoded by the coding sequence ATGGCAAAATCAAAGGTGTATTTTACAGATTTTAAAACTAAACCCGGGTATAATATGCTTGATAAGCTCGAAAACCTTGTAAAAAAAGCAGGGATTGAAACAATCGATTTTAAAAACAAGTTTGTTGCTATCAAAGTCCATTTTGGTGAACCTGGAAATCTTGCTTATATAAGACCAAACTATGTTGCAAGGATTGTAAAACTCATTAAAAATCTTGGTGGTAAACCTTTTGTCACAGATGCTAACACTCTCTACACTGGAAGAAGAAGCAACGCTTTGGACCACTTAGAAGCAGCTTACGAAAATGGGTTTAACCCGCTTGTGCTTGGCTGCCATGTAATCATTGCAGATGGTCTGAAAGGGACAGAGTACAGAGAGATTGAGGTAAACCTCAAACACACACAAAAAGCAAAGATTGGTTCTGCCATTGCGGATGCTGACATTATAATCTCAATGAACCACTTCAAAGGTCATGAAATGACTGGTTTTGGCGGTGCTATAAAAAACATTGGTATGGGTTCTGGTTCGCGCGGTGGAAAACTTTTTATGCACTCATCTTCAAAGCCGGTTATAAAGGTTTCAAAATGTGTCGGGTGTGGAATGTGTGTAAAAAGCTGCGCACAGCTTGCTATTACGCTCAATGAGAAAAAGAAGGCTGCTATTGATTATGAAAAGTGTGTTGGGTGTGGTCAGTGCGTTGCTGTGTGCCAGTTTGGCGCAGCGACTGTCAAGTGGGATGAGGCAGCATCAATTGCAAGTGAGAAGATTGCTGAGTATACTTATGCAGTGCTCAAAGACAAGCCTAATTTTCATATAAATTTTATAATGAACATCTCTCCTGACTGCGACTGCTGGTCACACAACGATATTCCTGTTGCACCTGACATTGGCATTGCAGCATCGTTTGACCCTGTTGCGCTTGACAAGGCATGTGTTGACCTTGTAAATAGCTCTGCATTCACACCAGCTGGGTCTGTGTTTGAAAAGGCAAAGCACATTGAGGTTGATGGCAAGATTGACAGGTTCAAAAGTGTACATCCTGACACAGACTGGAGAGTAGCATTAAAACATGCTCAAGAGATTGGACTTGGAAGTTTGGAATATGAACTGATCAAAGTTTAA
- a CDS encoding beta/alpha barrel domain-containing protein, whose amino-acid sequence MNVKFNQKTHILEIEYQFRDVEEPNLFRNIYPYNEVPRLVFNHRIVPMNVPERLYITDTTFRDGQQSRSPYTIEQICRIYDYLHELDNGSGVILHTEFFVYSKQDKEAVLKCLEKGYDFPKVTAWIRAKKEDFEIVKSLGIKETGILVSCSDYHIFKKLRMTRSQALKQYLEIVSAALEAGIIPRCHFEDITRADFYGFVLPFINELMKLSKEANMPVKIRACDTLGLGSPIPGVALPRSVPQIIYGIVNYGEVPSEWLEWHGHNDFYKAVINSTMAWLYGASMVNTSLLGIGERTGNTPLEAMVMEYIQIRGSADGMNVAVISEIADYFKKEIGYEIPPMTPFVGDNFNATRAGIHADGLMKDEEIYNIFDTGKILGRPPKVIIDAYSGIAGIVIWINRYFKDSGIDVQVDKKDPRVQKVKEWVDNQYENGRNTSISDDELKEVVKEVFGI is encoded by the coding sequence ATGAATGTTAAGTTCAATCAAAAAACTCACATTCTCGAGATTGAGTATCAGTTCAGAGATGTTGAAGAACCAAATCTTTTCAGGAACATCTACCCTTACAATGAGGTACCAAGGCTTGTTTTCAACCACAGAATTGTGCCAATGAATGTTCCTGAGCGGCTTTACATCACAGACACAACCTTCAGAGACGGTCAGCAGTCGCGCTCGCCTTACACTATTGAACAAATCTGTAGAATTTATGACTACTTGCATGAGCTTGACAATGGAAGCGGTGTTATTCTTCACACAGAGTTTTTTGTCTACTCAAAGCAGGACAAGGAAGCAGTTTTAAAGTGTTTAGAAAAAGGATATGATTTTCCAAAGGTGACTGCCTGGATTCGCGCAAAAAAGGAGGACTTTGAAATTGTAAAAAGCCTTGGTATCAAGGAAACAGGAATACTTGTCTCATGTTCTGACTATCACATTTTCAAGAAACTAAGGATGACACGCAGTCAGGCATTGAAACAGTACTTAGAAATTGTATCGGCAGCTTTAGAGGCAGGAATAATTCCAAGATGCCATTTTGAAGACATTACAAGAGCTGATTTTTACGGTTTTGTCCTTCCATTTATAAATGAGCTCATGAAACTTTCAAAAGAGGCAAATATGCCTGTTAAAATCAGAGCTTGCGACACCTTAGGGCTTGGCTCACCCATCCCCGGTGTTGCTCTGCCAAGAAGTGTTCCGCAGATAATCTATGGAATCGTAAACTATGGTGAAGTGCCTTCTGAGTGGCTTGAGTGGCATGGTCACAACGATTTTTATAAGGCTGTGATAAACTCTACAATGGCATGGCTTTATGGTGCTTCAATGGTAAACACATCGCTTTTAGGAATAGGTGAGCGGACAGGCAACACTCCATTAGAAGCAATGGTAATGGAATACATTCAGATAAGAGGGTCAGCAGATGGCATGAATGTTGCTGTCATCTCTGAGATTGCAGATTATTTCAAAAAAGAGATTGGATATGAGATCCCACCAATGACACCGTTTGTTGGTGACAACTTTAACGCAACACGAGCTGGAATTCATGCAGATGGACTTATGAAGGATGAGGAAATATATAACATCTTTGATACAGGAAAAATCTTAGGTAGACCTCCAAAGGTCATAATTGATGCCTACTCAGGCATTGCTGGAATTGTTATTTGGATAAACAGGTACTTCAAAGATAGCGGCATTGACGTACAGGTTGATAAAAAAGACCCAAGAGTTCAGAAGGTCAAAGAGTGGGTAGACAATCAATATGAAAATGGAAGAAATACATCTATAAGTGATGATGAGTTAAAAGAGGTTGTAAAAGAGGTATTTGGAATATAA
- a CDS encoding L-ribulose-5-phosphate 4-epimerase, with protein MLESLKELVCKYNLYLPKFGLVTWTSGNVSARDPETNLVVIKPSGVMYDELTPDKMVVVDMDGNVVEGSLKPSTDTLTHLYVYKHMPHINAVVHTHSNYATAFAALGQPIKVYLTAIADEFGCEIPCGPYAQIGGEDIGKVIVEYIGSSPAILLQNHGVFTIGRNVDEAVKAAVMVEDVAKTVFIAKMMGEPIEIPPEEVKRAHERYMTKYGQK; from the coding sequence ATGCTTGAGAGTTTAAAAGAGCTTGTTTGCAAATACAATCTTTATCTTCCAAAATTTGGCCTTGTTACATGGACATCTGGGAATGTCTCGGCGCGTGACCCTGAGACAAACCTTGTGGTCATAAAACCATCCGGTGTTATGTACGACGAACTGACACCTGATAAGATGGTTGTGGTTGACATGGACGGGAACGTTGTTGAAGGAAGTTTAAAGCCATCAACAGACACTCTCACACATCTTTATGTATACAAACACATGCCACACATAAATGCTGTTGTCCATACACATTCTAACTATGCAACAGCATTTGCAGCGCTTGGCCAGCCAATAAAAGTGTATTTGACAGCAATTGCTGATGAGTTTGGCTGTGAGATTCCTTGCGGACCATACGCTCAAATTGGTGGTGAAGACATTGGCAAGGTGATAGTTGAGTATATAGGTTCAAGCCCTGCAATTCTTCTTCAAAACCATGGAGTATTTACAATAGGAAGGAATGTTGATGAGGCAGTCAAGGCTGCTGTGATGGTTGAAGATGTAGCAAAAACTGTATTTATTGCAAAGATGATGGGAGAGCCTATAGAAATTCCACCTGAAGAGGTAAAAAGAGCGCACGAAAGGTATATGACAAAGTATGGACAAAAGTAA
- a CDS encoding GntR family transcriptional regulator, which produces MIKINLYGQDDDKMSKSKYEIIKDFIIEGISSGKFKEGEKIYSENMLSRKFKVSRHTVRRAIMELEFEGLLVSQKGKGTFVAKKTADSSKCIAVLTTFISDYIFPLIIRGIEKVIAHEGYGLLLFSTDNSYEFERYHLESIINNPNIDAVIIEPTKSALPSKNQELYKKLIQKDIPIIFINTILEGIAQNYIITKDQEAVYRLTCSLIKSGCKKLLGIFKGDDLQGIKRYNGFEKASREAQAEFDAIFFTSEEYNFVHNRAAEVISREKFDAAVCYNDKIALPLCVKLKEMGFRIPQDISVTGYDNSLLSTLTDIKLTTVEHPKEKLGEMAAKTAVAMIKKSRSGVKAEIECEIIFRNSTKGGF; this is translated from the coding sequence ATGATAAAAATAAACTTGTATGGACAAGATGATGATAAAATGAGCAAAAGCAAATATGAGATTATAAAAGATTTCATTATTGAAGGAATTAGTTCTGGTAAGTTCAAAGAAGGCGAAAAGATTTACTCTGAGAATATGCTGTCACGAAAGTTCAAAGTTTCGCGACACACAGTAAGAAGAGCTATAATGGAGCTTGAATTTGAAGGGCTTTTGGTATCACAAAAAGGTAAAGGCACGTTTGTTGCAAAGAAAACTGCAGACAGCTCTAAATGTATTGCTGTTCTGACAACATTTATATCAGACTACATCTTTCCCCTGATTATAAGAGGAATTGAAAAGGTGATAGCACATGAAGGGTACGGACTTTTGCTGTTTTCGACAGACAACAGCTATGAATTTGAGAGGTATCACTTGGAGAGCATAATAAACAACCCAAACATAGACGCTGTCATAATAGAACCTACAAAAAGCGCCTTGCCTTCCAAAAATCAAGAGCTTTACAAAAAACTCATACAAAAAGACATTCCTATAATTTTCATCAACACTATTTTAGAAGGCATTGCTCAAAACTATATAATAACCAAAGACCAGGAAGCTGTTTACAGGCTTACATGCAGCCTCATAAAAAGCGGTTGCAAAAAGCTTCTTGGCATTTTCAAAGGCGACGATTTGCAGGGGATAAAAAGATACAATGGTTTTGAGAAAGCATCCAGGGAGGCACAGGCAGAGTTTGATGCAATCTTTTTTACAAGTGAGGAGTATAATTTTGTACATAACAGAGCAGCTGAAGTCATATCAAGAGAGAAATTTGATGCGGCCGTTTGCTATAACGACAAAATTGCTCTTCCTCTTTGTGTAAAGCTAAAGGAAATGGGATTTAGAATTCCTCAGGATATATCAGTTACTGGATATGACAACTCACTTCTTTCTACACTGACAGATATAAAGCTTACAACAGTTGAGCACCCAAAAGAAAAACTTGGTGAGATGGCCGCAAAGACAGCAGTTGCCATGATAAAGAAGAGCAGAAGTGGTGTCAAAGCAGAGATCGAATGTGAGATAATCTTCAGAAATTCAACAAAAGGAGGATTTTGA